The following proteins are encoded in a genomic region of Mesotoga sp. UBA6090:
- the coaE gene encoding dephospho-CoA kinase (Dephospho-CoA kinase (CoaE) performs the final step in coenzyme A biosynthesis.): protein MVVGFVGKAGSGKSTAAECFKRFGAEIISLDELGHDSLDEEKERIIDSFGKSVLTCGKVDRKKLSKKVFEDSELLLRLNEILHPVIRRKALEALEGCHSKLCIIDGALIHEIGLADRCDKVIWFECTKKASVERLMKRGMSKYQAESILRSQSYLDSKKGLVSAEVSTSGSIDETFEKVREVLFGWGIVV, encoded by the coding sequence ATGGTAGTTGGCTTTGTGGGAAAGGCGGGAAGCGGTAAGTCTACTGCCGCCGAGTGTTTTAAAAGGTTCGGTGCGGAGATAATCTCCCTGGATGAGCTTGGCCACGATTCGTTGGATGAAGAGAAGGAGCGGATTATCGACTCTTTCGGGAAGAGCGTTCTTACTTGCGGCAAAGTTGACAGAAAAAAGCTTTCAAAGAAAGTCTTCGAAGACAGTGAACTCCTGCTAAGACTGAATGAAATACTTCACCCGGTCATTAGACGAAAGGCATTGGAAGCCCTTGAGGGATGTCATTCGAAGCTCTGTATAATCGATGGGGCTTTGATCCACGAAATCGGGCTTGCTGATAGATGTGACAAAGTCATCTGGTTTGAATGTACGAAGAAAGCTTCTGTGGAGAGACTCATGAAGAGGGGAATGAGCAAGTACCAAGCGGAGTCGATACTCCGTTCACAGTCTTACCTTGATTCAAAGAAGGGGCTAGTCAGTGCCGAGGTCTCAACATCAGGCAGTATTGATGAGACTTTCGAGAAGGTGAGAGAGGTTCTTTTTGGGTGGGGCATAGTGGTATAA
- a CDS encoding extracellular solute-binding protein: MRKRLILALLIVSFAVFTFAVTEIEFWHAMGGAQGTTVNEIVASFNEANPDIVVEAIYVGNYSALQQKLLVSAESKTLPALSQAYGNWTARLIPRDAVQELNSLISDPEVGLTDEEWDAIWNPFKKMVTWGDTVYALPFNKSTYVLYYNTDLFEQYGLEVPKTMDDLLFAAMMLTEDKNNDGQIDQYGFGFRTTIDHFMIFLRANGGEAIDIKPDGSVEVTINSPEAKEALQLMYDMAHTYKVALFQGGYLDAPFGDGQIAMFV, from the coding sequence ATGCGCAAAAGATTAATTCTTGCTCTTCTAATTGTTTCTTTTGCAGTATTCACCTTTGCTGTGACGGAGATTGAGTTCTGGCACGCAATGGGCGGTGCTCAGGGAACCACAGTCAATGAAATCGTGGCATCTTTCAATGAGGCAAACCCCGATATTGTGGTAGAGGCCATTTATGTAGGAAATTACAGTGCTTTGCAGCAGAAACTTCTGGTAAGTGCGGAAAGCAAGACATTACCTGCTCTTTCTCAGGCTTACGGGAACTGGACTGCCAGACTTATACCTCGAGATGCTGTTCAGGAACTGAATTCCTTGATTTCCGATCCCGAAGTTGGCTTGACGGATGAAGAATGGGATGCCATATGGAATCCTTTCAAGAAAATGGTCACCTGGGGCGATACTGTTTACGCCCTTCCTTTCAACAAGAGCACTTACGTCCTTTATTACAACACGGACCTCTTTGAGCAGTATGGGCTTGAAGTCCCTAAGACTATGGATGATCTTCTGTTTGCAGCGATGATGCTTACTGAGGACAAGAACAACGACGGTCAGATTGATCAGTATGGCTTTGGTTTCAGAACCACGATCGATCACTTCATGATATTCCTGAGAGCCAATGGTGGAGAGGCAATCGATATAAAGCCCGATGGTTCGGTCGAGGTCACTATAAATTCTCCTGAAGCAAAAGAGGCTCTTCAGTTGATGTACGACATGGCTCACACCTATAAGGTAGCTCTCTTCCAGGGCGGATATCTTGATGCACCATTTGGTGATGGTCAGATCGCCATGTTTGTTG